The DNA region CGTAAAAAAAGTTCGATGCTTAGTtgccaaatttatttaaaaaaagtttggaaaacaaaaaactaaatgaaatttacatgtcatccaaatgcatcttggatgtAAATGTGAGGATGAAAGGCATATTCGAATTTCTAGTATTGTAATATCCATTCTGAGTATTTtttttacgaaatcaagtatttaaaaagtaaaattaGGTATTTagaaagtaaaactaagtacttcaaaacgttcaattgcgaatttttttttttcaataaaaaaatttgaatgaaatgaacatgtcatccagtATTTACATACTCAATCTCACCGAAGCTTAAATGAAATGAACTTGTCATTAACATTATTTACATGttaatgaaatgaacatgtcatccagtAACTGAATATTTTGAGTGCATACAAATGATATTtccatttataatatattaagtGACAACAAATTTGGGTATCATATAAGGAAAAAGAGTACCGAAGCTTAAAAGTCCTGgaaaaatgaaatgaacatgtcattaACATTATTACATGttaatgaaatgaacatgtaaTCCAGTAACTTAATATTTTGAGAatgcataaaaatgatatttccatttataatatattaagtaCAACAAATTTGGATATCATATAAGGAAAAAGGGTACTGGAGCTTAAAAATCCTGGAAAAAATTTGCAAGGAAATATTTGTAATGATAAGAATTGCAATTACAAACACATAATCCGATGTTTTTTTCAACTTCATACACTTTTCCAATCTCACTGAAGCAATCCAGTATTTACATACTCAATCTCACTTAAGCAATTGAACAGATTCATTGTTGGTTTACAAAAAAATTGTCATGCCTTCAACGCACGATAACGTCTTACCATCACGtcaaaacaacaacaacaaaaatggATACCATAAACGTAATGGTCCAAAAGGTCGGTTAATTCAAGAAACAACACCAAATATATTCACAAAATGCCATCACATCTTGTAGTTTTTTTGAACAACCTTCCCAGCAGCTTTCTTGTTCTAATACTTGCCtgcaataaattaaaattattaagaTAGCGATtaggaattttaaaaataaattatattacaaAAACTTAAGATAATTGCATCAACGATATAGTATTAATGTCTATGTCAATCAAACCAATTATGCCACCGGTTCTTTGCAAGTTCGTCTATTATGCCCTCGCCCATGACATCTCCCACACGTTGTCACACGTTGTTCAACTTGAGAAGGTATCCGTTTAGTCCTTCTACATCCTGGCTGGCTACGGGTTGTAGGAGCATAAATGGTAGGTCCATCATTCAGATAGCCCTCACTCATGTCATATGTTGGAATTGGATTTATGATTCCTTTATAAGCTTGGCGGTACATGTTGATCTTAAAATATTCATCACAGAATTGATAAACCGACAGAGACTTTGATTCTATGCACGAGCAAGCATGCTTGCACGGTAGCCTATAGATCTGCCAATATCGACATGAACAACGACATGCATTCAAATCCACTGAATAACTTTTGTCCCCATCTATCACCTCAAACAGAGCTCCACATGACTTGTGCACCTTTAAGGTTCGAGATTGACTATATGCAATTGACACATCCTTCTCCTTTCTTGGACTTAGTTCTCCGGTCATCTCCAATGTTTTTTCTCGTCTTTTGTGCATCGTGGTCATTATTTGAATTCGTATATTATCTATCATACCCACAATAGGTAGATATCGCGCTGCTTTTACCCAGTTGTTCCAGCTTTcaacaatattattattaacgACACCCCATCGCTCACCCACAAACATATAATTGGCCCAATTTTCTGGGGACACACTCACAAGAAACTCTTGGGCGAGTGGCATCGAATCGATTATGCTTTTGATATGTTGCGTGAACTCATGTCTTGATGGGGTGTACGCAGCTTTCTTCAAAACAGAAGAACAATGTTTCTTGTTATGGAGAGGAGACCTCCGCAATAcctacaaaatttaaatttaaaaacattCAAGATAATAACCaactgaaataaaaaaaaaatggctaaaatttttaaaaatcaaaataagacAAACCTGCTTGACAAAGTTATCGACCAGATGTCTTAAACAATAAGAATGGTTACTACCAGGGAACACAGACTGAATAGCTTTGACAAGTCCAGGATGTCGGTCTGAGAAAAAAGTGTAGCTACGGAATATCATTATGTATTGGGATGTCAAGACATGTTTTAACTGGTAGCAAAACCATTCCCAATTAGAATCGTTTTCTGCATCAACAACTGCATACGCAAGtgtaaaaatatcatcattcGCATCCTTTGCCACAGCGCATAATAAACATCCTTTGAACTTGTTCTTAATGTGAGTTCCATCCAAAAATATTAATGGCCGACAACCAGTAACAAAACCAACAAGACATGCGTGAAAACAAATGAATAACCGTCTAAATTTGTTTGTCATCGAATCAATTTCACATTCAACAAAACTCCCAGGATTTGTTTCTTTAACAGCATGACAATACCATCGTAATTTATCAAACGACCCCTTATCAGTTCCATGAATATCATGCAGTGCCATCTCTTTACCCGCCCAAACTTTATGATACTCAAGTTCTACTCCATAATCTCTTTCAATGTCCTTCAGCATTGTGCATGGGCGATATGATGGCTCTCCCCCTAACTTCTCCTTCACAACATTAGCTACCCAGGATGAATCAGCTTTAGGGTGACCTCTACTCCGCAAATTATCATCCCCACAACTATGACTTAGGTTGCACTTTCTTATGCCGAATGAATTGTCCGCTTTATGTTTGGAGGCATAAATTTTCCACTGACAATTCTCTTTGCTGCAAATAACTAAGATCTTACAACTTTCGTTTCTCTTGTAAATAAAAGATCTTCTAGTGGCAACAACATAATTTTTAAGACAAATCCTGAATTCGGCTGCATCTTTAAATTTTTGCCCAACACCACGTATGCAATGAATCCAAGCATCAATAGAATTGGTTAAAGTGTCAACGTCAAGATCGTCAACTCTCTCAGAACAAACTTAATCACCAAAATCAAACCTAACCATTTTAATACAAATCAATAAAATACATGAAGAAACACATCAATATTCTTTTACATAATTTAAATTGAACTATAAAATATAACAAACCATTATCAAGTACTTCATAGtagtaaaaaaaaacaataactcATTTATCAACTTTGCAATTTCTGAAATTTGCAaacaaacaataaaaaaatgcaaacaaaaaaataagGAAGTTACCTCGCAACATTTATGTTGACCGGGCTCTGATAATCTTTTTGAACTGCTATCAATTtgattatatttaatttcaaacAACTGTGAATGTTTATCATATTTCGGACATCATCATCTTCATTCAGGGTTACTGCAATCTGCTCATGGGGTGCCATGTATTGCAATATCGTTAATTCTGAATTAATAGCCGCACATTTTCGTCCTAAACTCTGGAATATCTCTAACAGAGTTGCGCCATTAggaattgaaatcaaataaagaCCATTGACGTAGCGGCAACTTCCAAGAAACGAAAATATTGCGCTCCCGGAACCAACTTCCATCAATAAATCGATCGTGGAAtatctaaaatattaaaatttgattcTAGCGATTTAGGCGTCAAATAAAATGGACATCCAAAAAAATTTTGTCCAACAATTTCttactttaaataaaaaatcaaataatggGGATAAatgaattacataaaataaaatcacaacCGAACCAAAATCGCCCTTTCTGCTCAAACAATATTGAAGCATAAATTTATCTATTCACATcatatttcaaaaaaatcattcataattttcggTACTCATTTCAGAAATAATTTTCTTCCAAATCATCGTAGTAATTCAACCATTCTTTTCAAAATTGTTTGACAAAAGGTAAGTCAAGCAAACAAACAATAGTGCATAAAAATATCAAGTGAAAACATGATAATGATCTTACATGCGGAAACTAATATCAAATAAcaatcatattttgtcaaagcAAATAAAAAACATTTCGTCAAAATAAACTAAAACAATCTCATTTTTACAAGTCAAACTAATCTCACCTAACTATCATTCCAAGCATATTATCTAAACTAACACGTTCTGTTAAACAAAACTTGTTCCCAAGATCATGCACATTAATGTCCGTATTCGGTCAAAAGAACAAAATTCAATTTCACAACACTAGGATAAATTTCAATTTCACGATAAGGCACCAAAATTAACTAACAAAAATAAAACCTAAATTAGATTTACTCAAGCATATTACTTTGTGCAGCCTTATTCGTGCAAATGGTGTTTGTTTCACTAAATTCTCTGCCCTAAATTCAAGATTCTTTCCACAAATCGCAGCCCTAAACTTTGCTCTCAGCCCTCTTCAACTATTTCACTTCTGATGTCTTTTAGGGGGCCGATGGTTCATTCCGCAAATGACAATCTATTATGAACATACAACGTCATAAACACATTTGTGTATCCGAAATGCaattgaagaaaacaaaatgtTTTTACGCACAAAAACAATTACGCCTACATAAATGATCACAAATAAACGAAAATTGAAATGTGTACCCTTTAATCGTCATTTATTATTCTTATAGGGTGGTAGCTCCACGGAAATTGCTCCTCCTCACATACGCTGCTCCCACCCAGAAATTGCTTCGACCCAGAAATTTTGGTTTTCGCAAAGTTTGCAGCAACAGGACGGCAATGGAAGCTGGTTTGCACTGGTTGGGAATCGGCTTTGCTGGGAAATTTCTACCCTCGCGTGCGCAGATTCACGATTTTCATCAACGGGTTTGTGGGAAGATTCAGCTAATTAGACCTGCGGAAAAAACGTCAAATGTCCCGATGGAGAATGGGAGAGGCTTTCATACATAATGGCTAGTAGGaaattaaaggaaaaaaaagttGGTTGCTCGCACAGAAGACAAGCGAAGCGGGAAGCAGGAAGAGAGCATATAGGGAAGATGAATCGAAATAGTGATTCTTACAATTTTTTATTCATTACTAAAGGGTAAAAATGTAAAATTGTATGACACATGTAGTCAAAAGTAATTTGGAATTTAATCAGGTactaaaacacaaaaaaaagcAGAAGGGTGCTGAATCATAACAAAATCAAGGACAGATGCATTTTTCTCCAATTTACCCATATTAATAtgcaaaattaattaataagatttttcttttagatttttattttaataaaaagatTCCAGGGAAAATTTATAGatagatattttttaaaagaagtaTAAGATAAAAGGTATGAAAATTACTGAagagatattttatttgatttttttttaaaatgaattattcGAAGTTTTTTCTATACAATTCATATAATAATTCGATGCTTCTATGTTCAATGAAGGTAAACTTTGAAAAATAGCAGGCCCATAAAAGACCCAACTGATATCTTAGTAAAGGAAATGGATTGGGCTAGTCCTTATTGCTAACTTACTGAAGGCCCAAATCAAACGGGTCCAATTTCTATTTTTGGCTACTGTCACTCCACCCCATTTCATCGTGTTTCAAAACCCTCCAAATCCCAACCCCCTCACCCACCCAAATGCTGATCCGACGAGCCGCAGCTTTGACTACAGCCACTCTCCCCCACCACTTCCGCCGTTATGCCACCGCCGCACTCCTCCAAGAGCTTGACACGACTCCTCCACAGTTCTTCTATCTTGAGGGATTCCCAAGACCAGACCCTAAATACGATGAAACCATCCACGCGATTCCACGCGCCACCTCCGGAAAGAATATTGCCGCCAAGGAGAGGAAAGTTGGCCGCGTGCCGAGTATTGTGTTCGAGCAAGAAGATGGCCAGCACGGGGGCAATAAGCGCCTAGTTTCGGTTCAGTCGAATCAGATTAAGAAACTCGTGAACCATTTGGGTCGATCTTTCTTCCTTTCTAGGCTTTTTGATCTCGAAGTTGTGTCCCAATTCGGCTCCGATGAGATTGTAGAAAAAGTCCGGGTTTTGCCCAGAAATGTATGTTCTATGCGTTAACTGCATTATTCATCCGAGTAGAAGAAGTTTTAGTGTGCTAGGAATTTGCAATTAATTGCACGAACGATTCTTATTCACCTAGAACTGATATTTAAATGTAAACTGATCCTTACAATTTTCATGTGCTTGTCTATAATTTGTGTAATGATTTGTTAAAAAACTTGTGCAATTTTTGGGCTTCTTTGAAAATGGTTATTAGAGTGCCTTCGATTTCCCTTTGTTTCCAACTAGTAATCACAATTTTTTGTTTAATCTGATCGGGCATACTGTATGTATTACTTCTTGAGTAGATAAGGTAGTCATCGTGTCCGGAAATCCAGATGAATTCATCGGGTACTTGGTGGAACAAGATTATAAGgacttgttattgtatttcaCTTCCGTCCTGCCCGGAATCTTTGCGCCTAGTAATGGAGTAAGGACATCTTTAAGTGTTCTCTAGAAGCTCATGGCGAGTTTATTTTGAATGCGTGAGCAATTTTTTTCATGTCTGAGAGTTCTGGTGCTCCTTTTATTGGATCAAACTATTTCTGAGTTCTGCTAAAAAATAATAGAGTGGaccatttgttttttttaagcCATTGCCATTCAAATGTACAGTATAGAAGCAGCAGATACAGATTTGGATATTTTATGAAGATTTTGAATGCTTCTAACATGTTATGTACTCTGTATATCAAACTATTTAGTTCTGGATATGCTCTGGTTGAATTCTTCTTTCTGCATGTCAGCTTCATCTGCATCCGAGGACAGATGCTGTGCTTAATGTTACATTTATAAGAGCTCCATCGAGTGCTTTGTTAAAGGTCAACATTCCTTTAGTGTTAAGAGGAGATGATGTTTCCCCTGGACTCAAAAAAGGTGCATTCAGAAAATTGTTTCATTTTCGCAGTATTTTACTTTTCTGGAAACATATCCCTTATTCGTATCATATAGTGTGGCCTGATATCCATTTCCGTGCATTGTAGATCATTGTTCTTGTGTTGTGATATTTTTCTGCTATATGAAGCTACATTTTCTCTCGTTTCTGAgcctttttcttttgttttgtcaCTGGTCTGCAGGTTCACCTCTGAACATCATCAAAAGAACAGTCGAATATCTTTGTCCTGCAGATATTATTCCACCTTACATTGATGTGGATGTGAGCGAGCTCGATGTTGGGCAGAAGATAGTCGCGGGAGATCTTAAAGTTCATCCTGCTCTGAAGCTTCTAAGATCAAAGGATGAGGCCGTTTGCAAGATTACACCCTCCAGAGTTTCCGATCAACCGAAATCCAAATGAGCATctatttttccttcaaattttGATTGGTTGTAACAAAGTCATCATATTGTGCAACGCCATTAGCAAAAAAGTGATTCCTTCATTTTGATCATGATTTTCTTTTATCTGTCACTTGATAAAGAAACCTGTGGTTGAATGCACCCTGTCAAACAAAATGAAGCTAATTATGGATAGCAGTCCAAGAGATGTGGAAATTTACTCTGTATTATGCTTCTTGGAAAGATACTATATACTCACCCTCAAGTCTTTTGTGCTTATATTAGGATATTTGAACaattttcaataatattcaaatgttatttaaaaaaaatagttttgatTGAGCaattttcaataatattcatagttattttaaaaaaaatagttttgaCCATGGTTATTCCCAAAATTTCCCGGAATAAACTACAGAGGAGATTTATAATGAGGAGACGAGGCATGATTTTTAAGTGAATAAAATTGAAGtagtcatttttttttaatctaatCACATGTtatctttcaattcattctttCTACTTTATTAGAGATTGTTTGTAACCTTCTTTTTCAACTTTAAATAGAGATGGTTTGCAACAGTTTTAGAGATTACAAACACTTTTAAAATCTTTCAAATGTTCAAATTATtacaaattaaaattgaaaaaaaatgttttgcATGTGATGTGTCATTGAGctaaattgaaaatgaatttttttcattaacttATCCAATTTGGATTtttgatttattaattttttcaaattttgattttgatatactaatttttaatttttggcTATTTTGATCTAATTGAT from Primulina tabacum isolate GXHZ01 chromosome 14, ASM2559414v2, whole genome shotgun sequence includes:
- the LOC142524355 gene encoding uncharacterized protein LOC142524355, producing MLIRRAAALTTATLPHHFRRYATAALLQELDTTPPQFFYLEGFPRPDPKYDETIHAIPRATSGKNIAAKERKVGRVPSIVFEQEDGQHGGNKRLVSVQSNQIKKLVNHLGRSFFLSRLFDLEVVSQFGSDEIVEKVRVLPRNLHLHPRTDAVLNVTFIRAPSSALLKVNIPLVLRGDDVSPGLKKGSPLNIIKRTVEYLCPADIIPPYIDVDVSELDVGQKIVAGDLKVHPALKLLRSKDEAVCKITPSRVSDQPKSK
- the LOC142523952 gene encoding uncharacterized protein LOC142523952, which codes for MEVGSGSAIFSFLGSCRYVNGLYLISIPNGATLLEIFQSLGRKCAAINSELTILQYMAPHEQIAVTLNEDDDVRNMINIHICSERVDDLDVDTLTNSIDAWIHCIRGVGQKFKDAAEFRICLKNYVVATRRSFIYKRNESCKILVICSKENCQWKIYASKHKADNSFGIRKCNLSHSCGDDNLRSRGHPKADSSWVANVVKEKLGGEPSYRPCTMLKDIERDYGVELEYHKVWAGKEMALHDIHGTDKGSFDKLRWYCHAVKETNPGSFVECEIDSMTNKFRRLFICFHACLVGFVTGCRPLIFLDGTHIKNKFKGCLLCAVAKDANDDIFTLAYAVVDAENDSNWEWFCYQLKHVLTSQYIMIFRSYTFFSDRHPGLVKAIQSVFPGSNHSYCLRHLVDNFVKQVLRRSPLHNKKHCSSVLKKAAYTPSRHEFTQHIKSIIDSMPLAQEFLVSVSPENWANYMFVGERWGVVNNNIVESWNNWVKAARYLPIVGMIDNIRIQIMTTMHKRREKTLEMTGELSPRKEKDVSIAYSQSRTLKVHKSCGALFEVIDGDKSYSVDLNACRCSCRYWQIYRLPCKHACSCIESKSLSVYQFCDEYFKINMYRQAYKGIINPIPTYDMSEGYLNDGPTIYAPTTRSQPGCRRTKRIPSQVEQRVTTCGRCHGRGHNRRTCKEPVA